The Mycobacteriales bacterium sequence CCGTGCTGTTGAAGACGATGACGCCGGTGTAGCCGGCCGCGACGGCCCGGTCGTACTTGTCCTGGAAGCTGCAGGCGCCGCGCTCGATCACCGCGATGTCGCCGGCCTTCGTCGGGTACGGGTCGCTCTGGTCACCCTCGGTGGCCGGGTCGGTGTCGGTACAGCCGCGTCCGACGAAGTCGGTCGTGCCGCTGAGCGTGCGGGAGTCCGTGACGGCCGGTGTGTCGCTGCCGTTGGTGGCGGTGGCCTCGGTCCCGGCCCCCGGCCCGGAGGTGATCGTCGCGATCACCCGGAACGGGTTGAAGTCCTCGTCGGTGCCCAGGAACAGCGAGCCGTCGGGGCTGAACTCCGCCTGATGGGCATTGCCCTCGGGCTCCAGGTCCTGCGCCAGGCCGAGTCGGGCGGCGAAGGGCTCGGTCGCCGCGTAGTCGGTGTCGCGCAGCAGCTGCGGGGCGGTCGGGTCCTCGACGTCGAGGAGAAGGAAGCCGTTGTCCCAGTACGAGGCCAGCATCGTCTGGCGGCCGTCGATCTCCGTGACCACCGCGTCGTGGAGGAACCGGCTGTTGCCGTTCGGCGGATCGGCCTGCACCACCCGCGCGTCGTCGACGAAGCTGGTCTCCGAGAGCATCACCGGCGCCGTCGGGTCGGTGATCTCCATGATGTCGACGTCCCTGTCCTCCTCGTTGTCGACGAGGACAGCGAAGGCGCGGCCGGCGTCCACCCAGCCGTACACGCTGTGGATCGTGTGCACGGGTGTCACCGCGGCATCGTCGGTGCCGTCGCCGGTGGTGTCCCCGGCGTGCGCGGCCAGGACGACCGGGCTCCGGGGATTCGTGACGTCGACCAGGGTCATGCCGCCCTTGCCGGTCTGGTCGTCGCACACCTCGTTGTTGAACAGCAGGACGTCGCGCGCGCCGATCCGCAGGACCTGCAGGCCCTCACCGACGTAGGAACCCGCCGTCGTCGCGATGAAGGCCTCCGGGACCTCCACGGGCGCGGCCGGATCGGTGAGATCGACGACGAAGACCCCGCCGTCCGTGCAGTCCGGCTCACGGAAGGCGGCGAGATAGCCGTAGTTGCCCGAGACCGCCACGTCCGCGACGCGGCTCTCCAGCGGCGTCGAGCCCTCGGGCGGCGCGGTGGTGGGGCTGCGGTCGGCCACCCGCGCGGTACCGACGAGGCGGACGTTGTGCGCCGTGGCGGGCAGGTGCCCGGCGGTGCCGCCGTGCTGCTCGTCGGGGCCGGCGGAGGCGGAGGAGGCCAGCGCGGGCAGCAGACCCACGGCCAGGGCGAGGGCCAGGCCCACGGCCGCCTTCGGCGTTGTCGACGCGATCATCTGCACCACGATTCTGGACAGCCGCCGCCGGCCGGGGAAGGCGGCGCCGGGAGGTCGTGTCCACAGGCTGCTGCCCGGGAGGGCCGAAACATACGTTCGCCGCAGAGGCACCCGCAAGACGGCCGCGGGCGCGACGCGTCACGAACGGGTCACGGGGCTCAGGCGTGCAGCGGGAAGGCGTCCTTCCAGACCGGCTCGTAGCCGGCCGCCTCGAGCATCGCGGCCACCTCGGCAGGCGACCGCTCGTCCGAGACGGAGAACTGTTCCTGCGCCTGGCCGGGCGTGCGGTAGCCGCCCGGCTCGGTCGAGGACCCGGCGCTCATCGAGGTGACGGCGATGCGGACCAGCCCGTCGCGAAGGGCCGCCGGCTCGCGGGTGGAGAGCACGAGGCCCGCCTCGGGTGCGGCCAGCCGCAGCGCGCACAGCGCCTGGACGTACTCCGCGTCCGAGACGGCCACCAGCGGCTGGAAACCGCTGGCACTGGGCTTGATCCGGGGTAGCGAGACGGTGACCTCGGTGCGCCAGTACTCCCGCTGCAGCCAGACGGCGTGCCGCGCGACCGCCAGCACGTCGCTGCGCCAGTCGGCGGACAGCCCGAGCAGCGCGCCGATGCCGAGCCGGCGCACCCCCGCCTCGGCGGCCCGCTCCGTGCTCGACAGGCGCCGGTCGTAGTCACGCTTCCAGCCCGCGAGGTGGGTCTGCGCGTAGCGCTCGCGGTCATAGGTCTCCTGGTAGTGCACGACCCCCTCGAGCCCGGCCGCGACCAGCCGG is a genomic window containing:
- the thiH gene encoding 2-iminoacetate synthase ThiH produces the protein MSAPPGRFARFLAAAPAPAYDDLDAALARPSPEVLPTLLSASALPRLEELAQRAREVTLQRFGRAVRLFAPLYVSNACLSSCTYCGFSKGLDVARRTLSVDEVVAEARTLVGRGFRHLLLVSGEHRVEVSADYLVACVEALRPLVPSISVETQTWSDDTYARLVAAGLEGVVHYQETYDRERYAQTHLAGWKRDYDRRLSSTERAAEAGVRRLGIGALLGLSADWRSDVLAVARHAVWLQREYWRTEVTVSLPRIKPSASGFQPLVAVSDAEYVQALCALRLAAPEAGLVLSTREPAALRDGLVRIAVTSMSAGSSTEPGGYRTPGQAQEQFSVSDERSPAEVAAMLEAAGYEPVWKDAFPLHA
- a CDS encoding PA domain-containing protein, which translates into the protein MIASTTPKAAVGLALALAVGLLPALASSASAGPDEQHGGTAGHLPATAHNVRLVGTARVADRSPTTAPPEGSTPLESRVADVAVSGNYGYLAAFREPDCTDGGVFVVDLTDPAAPVEVPEAFIATTAGSYVGEGLQVLRIGARDVLLFNNEVCDDQTGKGGMTLVDVTNPRSPVVLAAHAGDTTGDGTDDAAVTPVHTIHSVYGWVDAGRAFAVLVDNEEDRDVDIMEITDPTAPVMLSETSFVDDARVVQADPPNGNSRFLHDAVVTEIDGRQTMLASYWDNGFLLLDVEDPTAPQLLRDTDYAATEPFAARLGLAQDLEPEGNAHQAEFSPDGSLFLGTDEDFNPFRVIATITSGPGAGTEATATNGSDTPAVTDSRTLSGTTDFVGRGCTDTDPATEGDQSDPYPTKAGDIAVIERGACSFQDKYDRAVAAGYTGVIVFNSTAGCDALLTPAVSGPTVPFVFVTRSTGLQILNQTPAADPCAQEAPPLGGDTADVAIRGVFDGWGYVHLYDTDTMADLGQYAIDEALDPAFATGFGDLSVHEVAVDPKVPGRAYLAYYSGGLRVIEYDRDGIREIGAYIGPDGSNLWGVEYWTSPTTGQDYVLASERDGALQVFQYAPEAGPAPSASATPTPTSTPHGDPAPSPLPCATTTTTLQTSTIVATGSAEVTVRTAAGSAVELWAYTRPSSTFQRVRTGTADADGLARFTVRPPANTRLYGVQPGCDIDVAGQSVVLNVRTALSLFVQRNGTRDYTFTGDSLPARRGGLIVSLYRVTTDGRQVLTAQTRADAANGQWRIDRRFTGTGRFGFVVRTGQDLQNAPGSSNVRSLLVY